In one Musa acuminata AAA Group cultivar baxijiao chromosome BXJ2-5, Cavendish_Baxijiao_AAA, whole genome shotgun sequence genomic region, the following are encoded:
- the LOC135612172 gene encoding uncharacterized protein LOC135612172 isoform X1 — protein MLAADSMLQTSKLGLGIPRRRRIRGTTGPDSVKLGFRTRSAAQEQRTESGEMFSRRWMSCFRVCVGKGKKAEVESIRGGEDLWDAASAAQQGSFPEHLVVMVNGLVGSADDWRFAAEQFVKKLPDKVIVHRSECNSSRLTFDGVDLMGERLAEEVISVVKQRRGVHKISFVAHSLGGLIARYAIGRLYEPITTMESSVGTEDHEDRGTGIKGRIAGLEPMNFITFASPHLGSRGHRQLPFLCGLPFLERRASETAHLIVGRTGKHLFLTDNDDGKPPLLLRMVDDCDDIKFRSALHSFKRRVAYANANFDHMVGWRTSSIRHQRELPKHHLLVHDEKYPHVVYVDKGERINNHNEVSTVAEAPKDELEEEMIRGLKQVSWERVDVSFQKSRQRYIAHNTIQVKSYWLNSDGEDVIFHMIDNFLV, from the exons ATGCTCGCCGCCGATTCGATGCTCCAGACCTCGAAGCTCGGCTTGGGGATCCCCCGCAGGCGCCGGATCCGCGGCACCACGGGACCGGATTCCGTGAAATTAGGGTTCCGGACGAGATCCGCCGCTCAGGAACAGAGAACCGAGAGTGGGGAGATGTTTTCCCGCCGGTGGATGTCTTGCTTCAGGGTTTGCGTGGGCAAAGGGAAGAAGGCGGAGGTGGAGTCCATCCGCGGAGGTGAGGACCTCTGGGACGCTGCCTCGGCGGCGCAGCAGGGAAGCTTCCCGGAGCATCTCGTTGTAATGGTTAATGGCTTGGTTGGGAG TGCTGATGATTGGAGGTTTGCCGCCGAGCAGTTCGTCAAAAAGCTTCCAGATAAAGTAATCGTCCACC GCAGTGAGTGCAACTCTTCAAGGCTCACATTTGATGGGGTTGATTTGATGGGTGAAAGGCTAGCTGAAGAG GTTATATCAGTTGTTAAGCAAAGAAGGGGTGTACATAAAATTTCATTCGTGGCTCACTCTTTGGGTGGCTTAATAGCCAGATATGCTATAGGAAGGCTCTATGAACCTATCACAACAATGGAATCATCTGTTGGCACTGAAGATCATGAAGACAGAGGCACAGGCATCAAAGGTAGAATAGCTGGGTTAGAACCAATGAACTTTATAACATTTGCCTCGCCTCACTTAGGTTCAAGAGGCCATAGACAG CTTCCTTTTCTTTGTGGGCTTCCATTTCTGGAACGAAGGGCTTCTGAAACTGCACATTTGATTGTTGGGAGAACTGGAAAACATCTATTCCTGACAGATAATGATGATGGAAAGCCTCCGCTTCTCCTGCGGATGGTTGATGACTGTGATGATATCAAGTTCCG ATCAGCTTTGCACTCTTTCAAACGCCGAGTAGCTTATGCCAACGCAAATTTTGATC ACATGGTAGGATGGAGAACATCCTCAATTCGGCATCAACGTGAGTTACCAAAG CATCATCTTCTTGTGCATGACGAGAAGTATCCGCACGTTGTTTATGTGGATAAAGGAGAAAGGATAAACAATCATAATGAAGTATCTACAGTAGCAGAAGCTCCAAAAGATGAACTGGAAG AGGAGATGATCAGAGGTCTTAAACAAGTATCTTGGGAGCGTGTTGATGTAAGCTTTCAGAAAAGCAGACAGAGATATATAGCACACAATACAATCCAG GTCAAGAGCTACTGGTTGAACTCTGACGGTGAAGACGTGATCTTCCATATGATAGATAACTTCCTCGTCTAG
- the LOC135613223 gene encoding uncharacterized protein LOC135613223, translating to MAAAASDFMGVLQILWEALHLPVKAGTLFLYLLLLTLLSSSLLFLSAYSISPLVLDLVSKLSPLFRNPIGPEPPNLFHEIEKDLRDIASLTSGVAFVFFFVSLFLIVATMYTFAMAYTNRSLSPKQLLLRVGRRWYQTLVTRLYVVLLTLGLALLSSLVIGTLMLVSRVPTVATAGVVAVLLYLYLSTRWCTSLVITVVEETWGIGALSWSVELFIGNKKKGTILTLILKVVETAIFGAFGLALASPGPPRPPEAQMKLWCIVAAATAVWEIYAMAVYTVFYYECRKSHGLEEVMTVKGEYIYTGFPAAVAVKVDEIY from the coding sequence ATGGCAGCTGCCGCCTCCGATTTCATGGGCGTCCTCCAGATCCTGTGGGAAGCACTCCATCTCCCTGTCAAGGCAGGAACCCTCTTCctctacctcctcctcctcaccctcctctcctcctctctcctctttctctccGCCTACTCCATCTCCCCTCTCGTCCTTGACCTGGTCTCCAAGCTTTCTCCCCTGTTCAGGAACCCCATCGGCCCGGAGCCCCCTAACCTCTTCCACGAAATAGAGAAGGACCTCCGTGACATCGCCAGCCTCACATCCGGCGTcgccttcgtcttcttcttcgtctctCTGTTCCTCATTGTTGCCACCATGTACACCTTCGCCATGGCCTACACCAACCGGAGCTTGTCCCCCAAGCAGCTGCTGCTCCGGGTCGGCCGCCGGTGGTACCAAACCCTGGTCACGCGGCTCTACGTGGTGCTTCTGACCCTTGGACTTGCACTCCTGTCCTCGCTCGTCATCGGCACCCTCATGCTGGTCTCCCGTGTCCCGACGGTCGCCACCGCAGGTGTCGTTGCAGTCCTTTTGTACCTCTACCTTTCCACAAGGTGGTGTACGAGCCTCGTCATCACTGTCGTCGAGGAGACCTGGGGGATCGGCGCCCTCTCCTGGTCGGTCGAGCTCTTCATAGGCAACAAGAAGAAAGGGACCATACTCACCCTCATACTGAAGGTGGTAGAGACGGCGATCTTTGGAGCCTTTGGTCTCGCTTTAGCGTCGCCAGGGCCGCCTCGGCCGCCGGAGGCGCAGATGAAGCTCTGGTGCATCGTGGCAGCTGCGACTGCAGTTTGGGAGATCTATGCCATGGCTGTGTACACAGTGTTCTATTACGAGTGCAGGAAGAGCCACGGATTGGAAGAGGTCATGACGGTGAAAGGGGAATACATCTACACCGGCTTTCCCGCTGCTGTTGCAGTTAAAGTCGACGAAATATATTGA
- the LOC135612172 gene encoding uncharacterized protein LOC135612172 isoform X2, with protein MLAADSMLQTSKLGLGIPRRRRIRGTTGPDSVKLGFRTRSAAQEQRTESGEMFSRRWMSCFRVCVGKGKKAEVESIRGGEDLWDAASAAQQGSFPEHLVVMVNGLVGSADDWRFAAEQFVKKLPDKVIVHRSECNSSRLTFDGVDLMGERLAEEVISVVKQRRGVHKISFVAHSLGGLIARYAIGRLYEPITTMESSVGTEDHEDRGTGIKGRIAGLEPMNFITFASPHLGSRGHRQLPFLCGLPFLERRASETAHLIVGRTGKHLFLTDNDDGKPPLLLRMVDDCDDIKSALHSFKRRVAYANANFDHMVGWRTSSIRHQRELPKHHLLVHDEKYPHVVYVDKGERINNHNEVSTVAEAPKDELEEEMIRGLKQVSWERVDVSFQKSRQRYIAHNTIQVKSYWLNSDGEDVIFHMIDNFLV; from the exons ATGCTCGCCGCCGATTCGATGCTCCAGACCTCGAAGCTCGGCTTGGGGATCCCCCGCAGGCGCCGGATCCGCGGCACCACGGGACCGGATTCCGTGAAATTAGGGTTCCGGACGAGATCCGCCGCTCAGGAACAGAGAACCGAGAGTGGGGAGATGTTTTCCCGCCGGTGGATGTCTTGCTTCAGGGTTTGCGTGGGCAAAGGGAAGAAGGCGGAGGTGGAGTCCATCCGCGGAGGTGAGGACCTCTGGGACGCTGCCTCGGCGGCGCAGCAGGGAAGCTTCCCGGAGCATCTCGTTGTAATGGTTAATGGCTTGGTTGGGAG TGCTGATGATTGGAGGTTTGCCGCCGAGCAGTTCGTCAAAAAGCTTCCAGATAAAGTAATCGTCCACC GCAGTGAGTGCAACTCTTCAAGGCTCACATTTGATGGGGTTGATTTGATGGGTGAAAGGCTAGCTGAAGAG GTTATATCAGTTGTTAAGCAAAGAAGGGGTGTACATAAAATTTCATTCGTGGCTCACTCTTTGGGTGGCTTAATAGCCAGATATGCTATAGGAAGGCTCTATGAACCTATCACAACAATGGAATCATCTGTTGGCACTGAAGATCATGAAGACAGAGGCACAGGCATCAAAGGTAGAATAGCTGGGTTAGAACCAATGAACTTTATAACATTTGCCTCGCCTCACTTAGGTTCAAGAGGCCATAGACAG CTTCCTTTTCTTTGTGGGCTTCCATTTCTGGAACGAAGGGCTTCTGAAACTGCACATTTGATTGTTGGGAGAACTGGAAAACATCTATTCCTGACAGATAATGATGATGGAAAGCCTCCGCTTCTCCTGCGGATGGTTGATGACTGTGATGATATCAA ATCAGCTTTGCACTCTTTCAAACGCCGAGTAGCTTATGCCAACGCAAATTTTGATC ACATGGTAGGATGGAGAACATCCTCAATTCGGCATCAACGTGAGTTACCAAAG CATCATCTTCTTGTGCATGACGAGAAGTATCCGCACGTTGTTTATGTGGATAAAGGAGAAAGGATAAACAATCATAATGAAGTATCTACAGTAGCAGAAGCTCCAAAAGATGAACTGGAAG AGGAGATGATCAGAGGTCTTAAACAAGTATCTTGGGAGCGTGTTGATGTAAGCTTTCAGAAAAGCAGACAGAGATATATAGCACACAATACAATCCAG GTCAAGAGCTACTGGTTGAACTCTGACGGTGAAGACGTGATCTTCCATATGATAGATAACTTCCTCGTCTAG
- the LOC103983952 gene encoding protein GLUTAMINE DUMPER 3-like codes for MRAGSGFNATATAAAAPVYTGGHHSPVPYLFAGVAATLGLTACALLVLACFCSKFYDRLESRDAGASSGAAAGGGVGLCEEVIVVVMAGDEKPTFLAAPTSSRASSFVDWSCKKDDDDEEEEEKVEGSKRTDRKSSPD; via the coding sequence ATGAGGGCCGGGTCGGGTTTCAACGCAACGGCAACGGCAGCGGCGGCGCCGGTGTACACGGGTGGCCACCACTCGCCGGTGCCGTACCTCTTCGCTGGCGTGGCGGCGACGCTGGGGCTCACCGCCTGCGCCCTCCTTGTTCTCGCTTGCTTCTGCTCGAAGTTCTATGACCGCCTAGAGAGCCGCGACGCCGGTGCCAGCAGCGGCGCTGCCGCAGGCGGTGGCGTGGGGTTGTGTGAGGAGGTGATCGTGGTGGTCATGGCGGGGGATGAGAAGCCGACGTTCCTGGCGGCCCCGACGTCGAGCCGGGCGTCCTCCTTTGTGGATTGGAGCTGCAAGAAGGATGAtgatgacgaggaggaggaggagaaggttgaGGGGAGTAAGAGGACCGACCGGAAAAGCAGCCCAGACTAA
- the LOC103983951 gene encoding probable cyclic nucleotide-gated ion channel 14 produces MFGSRRVDDEMELKKERAVRFYHDEKQNPAKTTYQGLKPGGYISNKVGSINTGKSIVFAEDHEPWRKRILDPGSDTVLKWNRVFLISCLVALFIDPLYFYLPKVEKSDTTCVRKDNNVSVAVTFFRTLADLFYILHIVIKFRTAYVAPSSRVFGRGELVMDPKKIARRYLRSDFIIDLAAALPLPQILIWSAIRNSRADHNNNALALIVLVQYIPRLYLIFPLSYQIVKADGVVTKTAWAGAAYNLLLYMIASHVLGASWYLLSVERQMTCWKSECRKENSTNVSLCRPRYLDCDSLNQADRQRWAKSTQVFDNCDPNNANTTFNYGIFQNALTNEAFSTEFIKKYFYCLWWGLQNLSSYGQTLTTSTFIGETLFAILIAILGLVLFAHLIGNMQTYLQSMTVRLEEWRLKRRDTEEWMRHRQLPHHLRERVRRFVQYKWLATRGVDEESILQALPADLRRDIQRHLCLDLVRRVPFFSQMDDQLLDAICERLVSSLSTVGTYIVREGDPVTEMLFIIRGRLESSTTDGGRTGFFNSITLRPGDFCGEELLAWALLPKSTVNLPSSTRTARALVEVEAFVLRAEDLKFVANQFRRLHSRKLQHTFRFYSHHWRTWGACFIQAAWRRYKRRKMAKDLSMMESFNSRTDEQAADESGQEEDEVGTYSTSTSQPKQNLGVTILASKFAATTRKGAQKIKGIDMPKLQKPDEPDFSSETYD; encoded by the exons ATGTTTGGATCGAGGAGGGTCGACGATGAGATGGAGCTTAAGAAGGAGAGAGCCGTAAG GTTCTATCATGATGAGAAACAAAATCCAGCTAAAACCACATACCAGGGCTTGAAACCTGGTGGTTATATATCCAATAAAGTTGGTAGTATCAACACCGGGAAGTCCATAGTTTTTGCCGAGGACCACGAGCCTTGGAGGAAGCGCATACTTGATCCAGGAAGTGATACTGTATTGAAGTGGAATCGTGTTTTTCTCATCTCATGCTTGGTTGCTCTGTTCATAGATCCATTGTATTTCTATTTGCCCAAAGTTGAGAAGAGTGATACTACATGTGTTAGGAAGGATAACAATGTAAGTGTTGCCGTTACGTTTTTCCGGACACTTGCTGATCTGTTTTACATATTGCATATTGTGATAAAGTTTCGGACTGCATATGTGGCTCCGAGCTCAAGAGTGTTTGGGCGAGGGGAGCTTGTTATGGACCCTAAAAAGATTGCTAGGAGATATTTGAGATCAGACTTCATTATAGATCTAGCAGCTGCACTTCCTCTGCCACAG ATTCTTATTTGGTCAGCTATTAGGAACTCAAGAGCTGATCATAACAATAATGCCCTTGCTCTGATTGTGCTAGTGCAATATATACCAAGATTGTATCTCATAtttcctttaagttatcaaatagTTAAAGCTGATGGTGTTGTCACAAAGACTGCTTGGGCTGGTGCTGCATATAATCTACTGCTTTACATGATTGCTAGCCAT GTTTTAGGAGCTTCATGGTATTTACTATCAGTCGAACGGCAGATGACAtgttggaaatcagaatgcagGAAGGAAAATAGCACTAATGTGTCATTATGCAGACCTAGATATTTAGACTGTGACTCCTTAAACCAAGCAGATCGTCAGCGTTGGGCTAAGTCTACACAAGTGTTCGACAACTGTGATCCTAATAATGCTAATACCACTTTCAACTATGGTATTTTCCAAAACGCTTTGACAAATGAAGCTTTCTCTACGGAGTTTATCAAGAAATACTTCTATTGTCTTTGGTGGGGTTTGCAAAACCTAAG TTCATATGGTCAGACTTTGACAACAAGCACTTTCATTGGAGAGACTTTGTTTGCTATACTTATCGCAATTCTTGGCCTAGTTTTGTTTGCACACTTGATTGGAAACATGCAG ACATACCTCCAATCTATGACTGTGAGACTTGAAGAGTGGAGACTAAAGCGCAGAGACACAGAAGAGTGGATGAGACATCGTCAACTTCCTCATCATCTACGAGAAAGGGTTAGAAGATTTGTTCAATATAAATGGCTTGCAACACGCGGAGTGGATGAAGAATCCATATTGCAGGCTTTACCTGCTGACCTTCGTCGAGATATTCAACGTCATCTGTGTTTGGATCTTGTTCGACGG GTTCCTTTTTTTTCACAGATGGATGATCAGCTTCTAGATGCCATATGTGAACGTCTGGTGTCCTCCCTAAGCACAGTAGGCACGTACATTGTTCGTGAGGGTGATCCCGTGACAGAGATGCTTTTCATTATCCGTGGCAGATTAGAGAGTTCAACTACCGATGGAGGCCGAACTGGTTTCTTCAATTCAATAACATTGAGGCCTGGGGATTTCTGTGGTGAGGAACTGCTTGCTTGGGCTCTTCTTCCGAAGTCGACGGTGAACTTACCTTCCTCCACTAGAACTGCAAGAGCACTAGTTGAAGTTGAGGCCTTTGTATTACGAGCGGAGGACCTCAAGTTTGTCGCCAATCAATTTAGGCGTCTCCACAGTAGAAAGCTGCAGCACACATTCCGCTTCTATTCACATCACTGGAGGACATGGGGTGCATGCTTCATTCAGGCAGCTTGGCGTCGCTACAAGAGGAGAAAGATGGCAAAGGATTTGAGCATGATGGAATCATTCAATTCTCGAACAGATGAGCAGGCAGCTGATGAATCAGGGCAGGAGGAAGATGAAGTCGGCACATACTCTACAAGCACTTCTCAACCTAAACAAAACCTTGGGGTCACTATTCTGGCTTCTAAGTTTGCGGCGACCACTAGAAAGGGAGCTCAGAAGATCAAGGGCATTGACATGCCCAAGTTACAGAAGCCAGATGAGCCTGACTTCTCTTCAGAAACTTATGATTAG
- the LOC103983948 gene encoding protein transport protein Sec61 subunit gamma, with translation MDALDSAVDPLREFAKDSVRLVKRCHKPDRKEFTKVAIRTAIGFVVMGFVGFFVKLIFIPINNIIVGSG, from the exons ATGGACGCCCTCGACTCCGCCGTCGACCCCTTGAGGGAGTTCGCCAAGGACAGCGTCCGCCTCGTCAAGCGGTGCCACAAGCCCGACCGAAAGG AGTTCACGAAGGTGGCCATCCGTACAGCGATCGGGTTCGTGGTGATGGGATTCGTAGGGTTCTTCGTCAAACTCATATTTATCCCGATCAACAATATCATCGTCGGTTCCGGTTAG
- the LOC135612171 gene encoding protein CYPRO4-like — MGGSHSREGLELSDSEEEEEEEQEEQEQETAGQPRDRVEAAGRSGEALTPVASLDEVDRKLQSLKLKYSNPSPSPQTRSPKDALKLYLHIGGSTPTARWVISDKLASYAFCRPSLSDDSDGEDNPSSPWFLRIGAKVRARVGPELQLKSFPDQRRVDFVADGVWAIKFPNLEGYRAFQSQYQSCLFENTYGVEANEENKMKVFGKDFMAWAQVDAEEDSIWADAEDSLEKSPEPLSTPSRVKQDLLEEFEEEANEGGIQSLALGALENSFLVSNSGIQVLRNFSHGVHGKGISVKISDNTGRAGGYSTPKKALLMRAETNMLLMSPAQAGKPHASGVHQVDIETGKVVTEWKFEKDGTDITMRDIANDSKGAQLDPSESTFLGLDDSRLCRWDMRDRRGIVQNLANAMESPVLQWTQGHQFSKGTNFQCFASTGDGSIVVGSLDGKIRLYSKSSMRMAKTAFPGLGSPITHVDVTFDGKWILGTTDTYLILISTVFKDKDGKEKTGFAGRMGNRIAAPRLLKLTPLDSHLAGENNKFHGGQFSWVTENGKQERHLVATVGKFSVIWNFQQVKISNHECYKNQEGLKSCYCYKVVPKDESIVDSRFMHEKFAVSESPEAPLVVATPMKVSSFSISSRR; from the exons ATGGGAGGATCTCACAGCCGCGAGGGCTTGGAACTCTCCGAttccgaggaggaagaagaggaagaacaggAGGAACAAGAGCAAGAAACGGCAGGACAGCCACGAGATCGAGTGGAAGCCGCGGGCCGATCTGGTGAAGCCCTAACCCCGGTCGCCTCCCTTGATGAGGTCGATCGGAAGCTCCAATCCCTCAAGCTCAAGTACTCCAATCCCTCCCCTTCCCCCCAGACCCGTAGCCCCAAGGATGCCCTCAAGCTCTATCTCCATATCGGCGGCAGCACGCCCACCGCCCGCTGGGTCATCTCCGACAAGCTCGCCTCGTACGCCTTCTGCCGGCCCTCGCTCTCCGACGACTCCGATGGCGAGGATAATCCTTCTTCtccttggttcctgcggatcggcGCCAAGGTTCGCGCCAGGGTCGGCCCCGAGCTGCAGCTCAAATCGTTCCCGGACCAGCGCCGTGTCGATTTCGTCGCCGATGGGGTGTGGGCCATCAAGTTCCCGAATCTGGAAGGTTATCGGGCGTTCCAGAGTCAGTACCAGAGCTGCCTCTTTGAGAACACCTATGGCGTTGAAGCGAATGAGGAGAACAAGATGAAGGTGTTCGGAAAAGATTTCATGGCGTGGGCGCAGGTGGATGCCGAAGAGGACAGTATTTGGGCGGATGCGGAGGACAGCTTGGAGAAGAGTCCCGAGCCGTTGTCCACGCCAAGCAGGGTCAAGCAGGACCTACTGGAGGAGTTCGAGGAGGAGGCAAATGAAGGTGGGATACAGAGCCTAGCGCTCGGTGCGCTCGAGAACAGTTTCTTGGTGAGTAACTCAGGAATTCAGGTTCTCAGGAACTTTAGCCATGGAGTTCATGGCAAGGGGATTTCAGTGAAGATTTCAGATAATACGGGTCGAGCTGGTGGGTATTCGACgcccaagaaagcacttttgatgaGGGCGGAGACTAATATGTTGTTGATGAGCCCAGCACAAGCAGGAAAACCCCATGCAAGTGGGGTTCATCAAGTGGACATCGAGACTGGGAAGGTTGTCACGGAGTGGAAGTTTGAGAAGGATGGGACTGATATTACTATGAGAGACATCGCAAACGATAGCAAGGGTGCTCAGTTGGATCCATCAGAATCGACCTTCTTGGGATTGGATGATAGTAGGCTTTGCCGTTGGGATATGAGGGATCGCAGAGGGATAGTCCAGAACCTCGCAAATGCCATGGAGTCGCCAGTGTTGCAGTGGACGCAAGGTCACCAGTTCTCCAAGGGTACAAATTTCCAATGCTTTGCCTCAACAGGTGATGGTTCTATTGTGGTGGGGTCTCTGGATGGGAAGATACGACTATATTCAAAGAGTTCTATGAGGATGGCAAAGACTGCCTTCCCTGGGCTTGGATCACCAATCACTCATGTGGATGTCACATTTGATGGAAAGTGGATACTGGGCACAACAGATACATACTTGATCCTTATAAGCACGGTATTTAAGGATAAAGATGGAAAGGAAAAGACTGGTTTTGCTGGGCGAATGGGGAACAGGATTGCTGCTCCAAGATTACTGAAGCTTACTCCATTGGATTCACATCTGGCTGGTGAGAACAATAAATTCCATGGGGGGCAGTTTTCATGG GTGACTGAAAATGGTAAGCAGGAGAGGCATTTAGTTGCGACAGTCGGCAAATTTAGCGTCATCTGGAACTTCCAGCAGGTAAAGATCAGCAACCACGAGTGCTACAAGAACCAGGAAGGGCTGAAGAGTTGCTATTGCTACAAGGTCGTCCCGAAGGATGAATCAATCGTGGACAGCCGCTTCATGCACGAGAAGTTTGCAGTTAGTGAATCTCCCGAGGCTCCTCTGGTTGTGGCCACCCCGATGAAGGTTAGCTCCTTCAGCATATCAAGCAGGCGGTAA